Proteins encoded together in one Planctopirus ephydatiae window:
- a CDS encoding ATP-dependent Clp protease proteolytic subunit codes for MTNLVPYVIEKNGRDERAMDIYSRLLRDRIIILGSGIDDTVANTIVAQLLFLQFEDSKADIHLYINSPGGSITAGMAIYDTMQYLSCDVATYCLGQCASMGALLLTAGAAGKRHALPNSRIMIHQPLAGMQGTATELEIHAKEVLRVKRRMNEILLKHTGQTYDQIERDTDRDNFMMPDEAKSYGLIDKILEKMPASPAVQG; via the coding sequence ATGACTAATCTGGTTCCTTACGTCATCGAGAAGAACGGTCGCGACGAACGGGCGATGGATATCTATAGCCGTCTGCTCCGCGACCGCATCATCATTCTCGGCAGTGGTATTGACGATACTGTGGCGAATACGATCGTCGCTCAATTGCTCTTTCTTCAATTTGAAGATAGTAAAGCGGATATTCATCTCTATATTAATTCGCCTGGTGGGTCGATCACTGCAGGGATGGCCATCTACGATACGATGCAGTATCTCTCCTGTGATGTTGCTACTTATTGCCTTGGCCAGTGTGCCAGTATGGGTGCTCTGCTGCTGACTGCCGGTGCTGCAGGTAAGCGTCATGCTCTACCCAACAGCCGCATCATGATTCACCAGCCTCTGGCTGGGATGCAGGGGACTGCGACCGAACTGGAGATTCACGCGAAGGAAGTTCTCCGCGTGAAGCGCCGGATGAATGAGATTCTGCTCAAGCATACCGGGCAAACCTATGACCAGATCGAAAGAGACACCGATCGCGATAACTTCATGATGCCGGACGAAGCGAAGTCCTATGGCCTGATCGATAAAATCCTTGAGAAGATGCCCGCATCGCCTGCCGTTCAAGGCTAA
- a CDS encoding branched-chain amino acid aminotransferase has protein sequence MSLLINALYRDEAGFIVSAELVLVSTIAVLAMIVGLSEVALNVNNELEDVGSAYGKMSQAYQYYGLEGHNACFSGSSWYEVIDFCDEDNNIVPNNDFLGERI, from the coding sequence ATGTCTCTGCTCATCAACGCTCTTTATCGTGACGAAGCCGGTTTCATTGTCTCTGCCGAACTCGTGCTGGTTTCCACCATTGCAGTGCTCGCCATGATTGTCGGGCTCTCTGAGGTGGCCTTGAACGTCAATAACGAACTGGAAGATGTCGGCAGTGCTTACGGCAAAATGTCTCAAGCTTATCAATACTATGGTCTCGAAGGTCACAATGCCTGCTTCAGCGGCAGCAGCTGGTACGAAGTGATCGACTTCTGTGACGAAGACAACAACATTGTTCCCAACAACGACTTCCTCGGCGAACGCATCTAA
- a CDS encoding barstar family protein yields MSSANLPYARYFEPLSPAQLAAGVFEVTIPARISSKQTLLEIYSQQLRCPWFGHNWDALADALNDLSWLHDRPVVIRHEDLPFGPGRRSRNVYLDVLAEAVSRWQVDDPGRLRVLFPEADLAGLYGLTPRSDQSQ; encoded by the coding sequence ATGTCATCCGCAAATCTTCCCTACGCCCGTTACTTTGAGCCACTCAGCCCGGCACAGCTTGCAGCCGGTGTGTTCGAAGTGACCATTCCTGCAAGAATTTCCTCGAAGCAGACACTGCTGGAAATTTACAGCCAGCAACTGCGCTGCCCCTGGTTTGGTCACAACTGGGATGCTTTGGCAGATGCCTTGAATGATCTATCGTGGCTGCACGATCGACCGGTGGTGATTCGTCACGAAGATTTGCCCTTTGGGCCGGGAAGACGCAGCAGAAACGTCTATCTGGATGTCCTGGCGGAGGCAGTCTCCCGCTGGCAGGTCGATGATCCCGGGCGATTGCGAGTGTTGTTTCCGGAAGCCGACCTGGCAGGGCTTTATGGTCTCACACCTCGTTCTGATCAGTCTCAGTGA
- a CDS encoding AAA family ATPase → MKISNIHIDRFGVWEDFDQTIKPNGLTVFYGTNGTGKTTLLRFLRAMLYGFTIDDRQIADRWRDRFSREGSLEVQHQGRTHRLHRMATLEGDAGRLTIDGVDAAHAAKPLYEELIGHLDARLFQSVFALGLPELQQLGTLEDEAVARHIYAMTLGPQGRQLQDAVPKLESYQRAIRNPQAMSGKLLELAQQRTRLRALNEAESTRLKRHRELLRKREQLETRQENLTSRQANLQAALLEARHLQRVWEPWRLVGQCQRELSGLPELQAIAPDTISKLDRIEAAIVTLGQDRDTARSRVLAIEEKLKSARKLADFGRFGPSLHALWEHQPAWQNQDAHRLAAEQELSTVEQDLTRRLKELGPKWTRQRLSEIVDTPATHAELLSSARGYQDMRARQLARQRRYRKKSSVCHDRELALRTTLLELGIQSETIEEPLHFARQRLAHVVELGRLRIAAGEHLERIREIEKQLERIRVHSSMPPWIFTLLFLFLAAGVGLLFWGALTSITTGVLVGTIYALVGVMAISLSYGLKVQFERDAEDQLRAIREIRRDYQVRLHGAREQMRDLAQTHDLMDAAELEQWMQGANDGGLIAQAAARLADLEKLQRQFQEIRRVRKSLSAARKKLQEGQRELAQARHDWSRKLAGIGLDETTSVSNAYSSWERVHGAFEQLTRSRELSHRLNEIRAEQQVFRQKVEALAKRMGQSLLVNANPLLPLENWRKDLTTALEKRKAKRKLDRMLEGRQELRFQLDRKLEQQHLDHTAMLSAAGVRDREGLIDRIKTWEKRKEWELRLKQAQHDLEQAVQSQPTLAITEDVLQKFNRTQNDQRIGELTKDLAIVEQDLKKLYEELGSVKQETRTLEADTSGMTRRLELATLEQQMRTGLEDWYAAALAGQSMEELRQRFERTNQPQLLAEASPFLSKLTCGQYPNIWTPLGQHALCVDDDRQQPWPVQMLSGGTREQLFLAIRLAMVRRFTARNVELPMILDDVTVNFDEHRSGAAVDTLIDFASTGQQVLVFTSHMSFAEQFQSRGVEPVWLSRLETHARRAG, encoded by the coding sequence GTGAAGATTTCGAATATCCATATCGATCGGTTCGGAGTCTGGGAAGATTTCGACCAGACCATCAAGCCCAATGGCCTGACGGTTTTCTACGGAACGAACGGCACTGGTAAAACCACACTGCTCAGGTTCCTCCGTGCCATGCTCTATGGCTTCACCATTGATGACCGGCAGATTGCCGACCGCTGGCGAGACCGCTTCAGCCGGGAAGGTTCGCTGGAAGTCCAGCATCAAGGTCGGACGCATCGCCTGCATCGTATGGCGACACTCGAAGGCGATGCCGGGCGTTTGACGATTGATGGCGTCGATGCCGCTCACGCAGCGAAGCCGCTTTACGAAGAACTCATCGGCCATCTCGACGCCCGCTTGTTTCAATCGGTCTTTGCACTCGGTCTGCCAGAACTTCAACAACTCGGCACTCTCGAAGACGAAGCGGTCGCCCGGCATATCTACGCCATGACTTTGGGCCCACAGGGTCGTCAGTTGCAGGATGCTGTGCCCAAGCTCGAAAGCTACCAGCGAGCCATTCGCAATCCGCAGGCGATGTCGGGAAAACTCCTCGAACTGGCTCAGCAGAGAACACGCCTGCGCGCTCTCAACGAAGCCGAATCGACCCGGCTCAAGCGACACCGCGAACTTCTCCGCAAGCGGGAGCAACTCGAAACCCGCCAGGAAAATCTCACCTCCCGGCAGGCAAATCTGCAGGCCGCATTGCTCGAAGCGCGCCATCTGCAACGTGTCTGGGAACCCTGGCGACTTGTCGGCCAGTGCCAGCGTGAACTCAGTGGTTTGCCCGAACTGCAAGCCATTGCTCCCGATACGATCTCGAAGCTTGATCGGATCGAAGCGGCAATCGTCACGCTGGGGCAGGATCGCGACACAGCCAGATCTCGTGTGCTTGCCATCGAAGAGAAACTCAAATCGGCCCGCAAACTGGCTGATTTTGGACGTTTTGGCCCGAGTCTGCATGCTCTCTGGGAACATCAGCCAGCCTGGCAGAATCAGGATGCCCATCGTCTGGCGGCCGAACAGGAACTCAGTACCGTCGAGCAGGATCTCACTCGGCGGCTTAAAGAACTGGGCCCCAAATGGACCAGACAACGGCTCAGTGAAATTGTCGATACTCCCGCGACTCATGCCGAGCTTCTCAGCTCGGCCCGTGGTTATCAGGATATGCGGGCCCGGCAACTGGCCAGGCAGCGTCGCTATCGCAAAAAGTCGAGTGTCTGCCACGACCGCGAACTGGCGCTGCGTACGACTCTGCTTGAACTGGGCATTCAAAGCGAGACCATCGAAGAGCCTTTGCACTTTGCTCGCCAGAGACTGGCTCATGTCGTAGAACTGGGCCGCTTGCGGATTGCTGCTGGCGAACATCTCGAACGAATTCGCGAAATTGAAAAGCAGCTCGAACGGATTCGCGTTCATTCGAGCATGCCCCCCTGGATTTTTACGCTGCTCTTCCTGTTTCTGGCGGCTGGCGTCGGGCTCCTCTTCTGGGGAGCATTAACGTCGATCACCACAGGTGTGCTGGTGGGTACGATCTATGCCCTGGTGGGGGTCATGGCCATCAGCCTCTCGTATGGACTCAAGGTTCAATTCGAGCGTGATGCGGAAGATCAACTGCGTGCCATTCGTGAAATTCGCCGGGATTATCAGGTGCGTCTGCACGGAGCCCGCGAACAGATGCGCGATCTCGCCCAGACCCACGACCTGATGGATGCTGCTGAACTCGAGCAGTGGATGCAGGGCGCCAATGATGGTGGTCTTATTGCTCAGGCCGCTGCCCGTCTGGCTGATCTTGAAAAATTGCAGCGGCAATTCCAGGAAATTCGCCGTGTCCGCAAGTCGTTAAGTGCCGCTCGTAAGAAACTTCAGGAAGGCCAGCGCGAACTCGCTCAGGCCCGGCACGACTGGAGCCGCAAACTGGCTGGTATCGGTCTGGATGAAACCACTTCGGTCTCCAATGCCTACTCGAGTTGGGAAAGAGTCCATGGTGCCTTCGAGCAATTGACACGTTCGCGAGAGCTGAGCCATCGCCTGAACGAGATTCGGGCTGAGCAGCAGGTCTTTCGGCAGAAAGTCGAAGCACTTGCCAAACGGATGGGCCAGAGTCTATTGGTCAATGCCAATCCCTTGCTGCCACTGGAAAACTGGCGTAAAGATCTCACGACCGCCTTGGAGAAACGGAAGGCCAAACGCAAGCTCGACCGCATGCTCGAAGGTCGACAGGAGCTTCGCTTCCAGCTTGATCGCAAACTTGAGCAGCAGCATCTGGATCATACGGCCATGCTCAGTGCCGCCGGTGTCCGCGACCGCGAAGGCTTGATTGATCGAATCAAGACCTGGGAAAAGCGTAAAGAGTGGGAACTGCGCCTCAAGCAGGCTCAGCACGATCTTGAACAGGCTGTGCAGTCACAACCCACTCTCGCCATCACCGAAGATGTGCTGCAAAAATTCAATCGCACACAAAACGATCAGCGAATTGGGGAACTCACCAAAGATCTGGCAATTGTCGAGCAGGATCTCAAGAAGCTTTACGAAGAGCTGGGAAGTGTCAAACAGGAGACCAGGACTCTCGAAGCGGATACTTCCGGCATGACGCGCCGGCTCGAACTGGCCACACTTGAGCAGCAGATGCGCACTGGTCTTGAGGACTGGTATGCAGCGGCTCTTGCCGGTCAGAGTATGGAAGAGTTAAGGCAGCGCTTCGAGCGCACCAATCAGCCTCAATTGCTGGCCGAAGCTTCGCCATTCCTCTCGAAGCTCACCTGTGGCCAATACCCGAATATCTGGACACCACTGGGTCAGCATGCGCTGTGCGTCGATGATGATCGTCAACAGCCATGGCCTGTCCAGATGCTTTCTGGCGGCACCCGTGAACAACTCTTCCTCGCCATTCGACTGGCCATGGTGCGAAGGTTTACGGCCCGAAATGTCGAGTTGCCCATGATTCTCGACGACGTGACTGTCAACTTTGACGAACATCGCTCAGGTGCTGCCGTCGATACGCTCATCGACTTTGCCTCGACGGGGCAGCAGGTGCTGGTCTTTACCAGCCACATGAGTTTTGCCGAGCAGTTCCAGTCTCGCGGGGTTGAACCCGTTTGGCTCTCGCGACTGGAAACGCATGCACGCCGGGCTGGCTGA
- a CDS encoding ATP-dependent Clp protease proteolytic subunit — translation MAASASGGYSRQRQMGLGDLLLENRIIFLDGPIHDASANLIVMKLLFLQAENRHQDIHFYVNSPGGSVTATMAIYDTMQFLQCDIATYCVGLAASGGAIVLAGGTKGKRYCLPHGKVMIHQPYGEVGGQVSDIEIQARDILDTRRVLNEILAHHCNQPIEIIARDTERDYYMNAYQAKDYGIVDEVLSNPKKPPVGIPIPANKPVEGESAPGTTVS, via the coding sequence ATGGCAGCAAGTGCATCCGGGGGGTATTCCCGGCAGCGTCAAATGGGTCTGGGTGACCTGCTGCTGGAAAATCGGATCATCTTTCTCGATGGCCCGATTCATGACGCGAGTGCCAATCTGATTGTGATGAAACTCCTGTTCCTCCAGGCAGAAAATCGCCATCAGGATATCCACTTCTACGTCAATTCCCCTGGTGGCTCCGTCACAGCGACTATGGCGATTTACGACACGATGCAGTTCCTGCAGTGCGATATCGCCACCTATTGCGTTGGCCTGGCGGCCAGTGGCGGGGCGATTGTGCTGGCCGGTGGAACCAAAGGCAAAAGATATTGCCTCCCTCACGGCAAAGTGATGATTCACCAGCCTTACGGTGAAGTTGGCGGACAGGTTTCTGATATCGAAATTCAGGCACGCGATATTCTCGATACACGCCGCGTGCTCAATGAGATTCTCGCCCATCACTGCAATCAGCCCATCGAAATTATCGCCCGGGATACCGAACGCGATTACTACATGAATGCCTATCAGGCTAAAGATTACGGCATCGTCGATGAAGTCCTCTCGAACCCGAAGAAGCCACCAGTCGGTATCCCGATCCCAGCTAATAAGCCTGTTGAAGGTGAATCTGCTCCCGGCACAACTGTTTCGTAG
- a CDS encoding peptidylprolyl isomerase translates to MLPIVPPCTRSLILGTMLCLSVIPCGCNSLTKKVDNPVMVPPPRRVSLNDERANAADKALAEGSLKLKQAATSDIVQTSGEETILAQNDDAVFGAQVVARVNGAPIFASEVLERYGEVLAQAREKLPPDKFNLLRENIIAQNLRAHVERQLIVERMRADMKPDQLKQLDGYLEAAFEKEMVKLKEQLKVQTKPELEYELNKRGTCLEDVRQSFQNNRIAMEYLAVKAGKPEPINRKDLVEYYESHPEEFRLESRVKWKQIQCSFLKNDQEQARVKMKSALEELANGESFEDVARKYSDGVTAKEGGHWDWTQKGSLSDKKLEEILFTAKVGELSDVTIIGRAYQVVFVEERESAGMRPFAEVQQEIHKKIEPTRFPNPRKILDAMLASAVIETDYPLGLDTAKAGANNATK, encoded by the coding sequence ATGCTGCCTATCGTCCCGCCCTGCACCAGAAGCCTCATTCTGGGAACCATGCTCTGTTTAAGTGTGATTCCCTGTGGTTGCAATTCGCTGACTAAAAAAGTCGATAATCCCGTGATGGTTCCTCCTCCCCGGAGAGTGTCACTGAATGATGAGCGAGCCAATGCCGCCGATAAAGCGCTGGCAGAAGGTTCGCTCAAACTGAAGCAGGCCGCCACCAGCGATATCGTGCAGACATCGGGGGAAGAAACGATTCTGGCCCAGAATGATGATGCGGTCTTCGGTGCCCAGGTGGTGGCGAGGGTGAACGGCGCACCGATTTTTGCCAGCGAAGTCCTCGAGCGGTATGGGGAAGTTCTGGCTCAGGCCCGCGAAAAACTCCCGCCCGACAAATTCAATCTGCTACGCGAGAACATTATTGCTCAAAATCTGAGAGCACACGTTGAGCGGCAGTTAATCGTCGAGCGCATGCGTGCAGACATGAAGCCTGATCAACTGAAGCAGCTGGACGGGTATCTTGAAGCCGCATTTGAAAAAGAAATGGTCAAGCTGAAAGAGCAGCTGAAAGTTCAAACCAAGCCTGAGCTGGAATACGAACTCAATAAGCGCGGGACCTGTCTGGAAGATGTCCGGCAATCCTTCCAGAATAACCGGATTGCGATGGAGTATCTGGCAGTCAAGGCCGGTAAGCCCGAGCCCATCAATCGTAAAGATCTGGTGGAGTACTATGAATCGCATCCCGAAGAGTTCCGCCTTGAATCCCGCGTGAAGTGGAAACAGATTCAGTGCTCGTTCCTGAAAAACGATCAGGAGCAGGCCCGGGTGAAGATGAAGTCGGCACTCGAAGAACTGGCGAATGGCGAGTCCTTTGAGGATGTCGCCAGGAAGTACTCCGATGGGGTGACTGCGAAAGAGGGTGGCCACTGGGATTGGACCCAAAAGGGGAGCCTGAGTGATAAAAAGCTGGAAGAGATTCTCTTCACAGCCAAAGTCGGCGAACTCAGCGATGTGACGATTATCGGCCGGGCCTATCAGGTTGTGTTTGTGGAAGAGCGAGAATCGGCCGGCATGCGACCCTTTGCAGAGGTCCAGCAGGAAATCCACAAGAAAATCGAGCCGACCCGTTTTCCCAACCCTCGCAAAATCCTCGACGCCATGCTCGCCAGTGCCGTCATCGAAACCGATTACCCACTCGGCCTCGACACCGCGAAGGCTGGCGCAAACAACGCCACCAAGTAG
- the tig gene encoding trigger factor produces MSTETVAAVADADNKRKLALEVDVQTVGPCRRHVRVKIAEAEIQEARKQCVKEFGTSAAVPGFRVGKVPAGLIERRFNKEISDRIREKLLIESLEQLGEDKSIEPIDEPQFDVASLQIPDTGDFEYEFDVEVRPEFEIPAYSGLSIKRPVHTVTESEIEKRIRDYQIERATERVVDRPVAAGDYARVTLEFRHADNKLSTVSNQRVVVRPSLKLRDGEITGFDQLLIGAKAGDILTTSLVVTPEAENVELRGETIQVNVTVVNVVEFDLKSVDEIAEEFALESAEEVRNEVRKTLERQVTYRQRQETRRQVLEQMTASADWELPESLVRRQVENALRREMLEMQQAGFSFDEIRARENELRQKSLTTTRQALKEHFVLDRVATKESIEVEPYEIDAEIGLMAYQQMETPRKLRARLQKNGMIENLEAQIRERKAVDHILAHATFEDIPMEISETETSFALPYSVAGTSVAGTIEDSQEEDSEE; encoded by the coding sequence ATGTCGACTGAAACTGTTGCGGCAGTGGCTGATGCGGACAACAAGCGGAAGCTGGCACTCGAAGTCGATGTTCAGACGGTCGGGCCCTGTCGGCGTCATGTTCGCGTGAAAATCGCGGAAGCAGAAATTCAGGAAGCCCGCAAGCAGTGTGTGAAAGAGTTTGGAACTTCTGCTGCTGTCCCTGGTTTTCGCGTCGGCAAAGTTCCCGCAGGATTGATTGAACGCCGCTTCAATAAAGAGATTTCCGATCGAATTCGCGAAAAGCTCCTCATCGAGAGCCTCGAGCAGCTGGGCGAAGATAAGTCGATTGAACCGATTGACGAACCACAGTTCGATGTGGCCAGCCTGCAGATCCCTGACACTGGCGATTTTGAATATGAATTCGATGTCGAAGTTCGCCCCGAGTTTGAAATTCCGGCTTACTCGGGCCTGTCGATCAAGCGACCTGTGCATACTGTGACAGAAAGCGAAATCGAGAAGCGAATTCGCGATTACCAGATCGAACGGGCCACGGAACGTGTCGTTGATCGACCTGTCGCTGCCGGCGATTACGCTCGCGTGACTCTTGAATTCCGACATGCTGATAACAAACTCTCGACAGTTTCCAATCAGCGCGTGGTCGTTCGGCCCTCACTGAAATTGCGTGATGGCGAGATTACCGGTTTTGACCAGCTGCTGATCGGAGCAAAAGCTGGCGATATCCTCACGACCAGCCTCGTGGTCACACCCGAAGCCGAAAACGTGGAACTGCGCGGCGAAACCATTCAGGTCAACGTCACTGTGGTGAATGTCGTTGAGTTCGATCTGAAGTCAGTCGACGAAATTGCTGAGGAATTCGCACTGGAGTCGGCTGAAGAAGTTCGCAATGAAGTGCGTAAGACCCTTGAACGCCAGGTGACATATCGTCAGCGCCAGGAGACACGTCGTCAGGTTCTCGAACAGATGACGGCCTCTGCTGACTGGGAACTGCCCGAATCGCTGGTTCGCCGTCAGGTGGAGAACGCCCTGCGTCGCGAAATGCTCGAAATGCAGCAGGCTGGTTTTTCCTTCGATGAAATTCGTGCTCGTGAAAACGAACTCCGTCAGAAGTCGTTGACGACCACTCGTCAGGCACTCAAGGAACATTTTGTTCTCGACCGTGTGGCCACGAAGGAATCGATTGAAGTCGAGCCTTACGAAATTGATGCCGAGATTGGCCTCATGGCTTACCAGCAGATGGAAACACCGCGTAAGCTGCGTGCCCGCCTGCAGAAGAACGGCATGATTGAGAATCTCGAAGCTCAGATTCGCGAACGCAAGGCTGTGGATCACATCCTGGCTCATGCCACTTTTGAAGATATCCCGATGGAGATCTCTGAGACGGAAACCTCCTTCGCCTTGCCTTACTCAGTTGCCGGGACATCAGTTGCTGGAACAATTGAGGATAGTCAGGAAGAGGACAGCGAGGAATAA
- a CDS encoding ribonuclease domain-containing protein has protein sequence MTRTHLVLLIVFVSLSLVWQFVVERQPATSSPPSITQNPAAATKPTPDENHTLMEASKPANADDQHGASLPVQQPEALRNSPSDASPVTRPDAGNSPRNSKDASPEKSPTPSAEKRWIVAKQTIKDLQGKVVYRGDIDLTETITRIEAGEKLRFRNDGSVFQNRERRLPTREAGYYREWVHPTAALDGPGPQRIITGKSGEIYYTADHYGSFKKLK, from the coding sequence ATGACTCGCACCCATCTGGTGCTGCTGATCGTTTTCGTGAGCTTGAGTCTCGTGTGGCAGTTCGTCGTTGAGCGACAACCTGCTACATCATCGCCGCCATCAATAACTCAGAATCCAGCAGCCGCGACCAAGCCCACGCCTGATGAGAATCACACCTTGATGGAGGCTTCGAAGCCGGCAAATGCCGACGACCAACACGGCGCCTCACTGCCCGTTCAGCAACCAGAGGCTTTGAGGAACTCTCCGTCTGATGCATCTCCCGTCACACGACCGGATGCAGGGAATTCACCCAGGAATTCGAAGGACGCTTCGCCTGAGAAATCGCCCACTCCCTCCGCTGAAAAGCGCTGGATTGTTGCTAAGCAGACGATCAAGGATTTGCAGGGGAAGGTGGTTTATCGAGGTGATATTGATCTGACCGAAACGATCACCCGGATCGAAGCGGGCGAGAAACTCCGGTTTCGCAATGATGGCTCTGTGTTTCAAAATCGGGAACGCCGGTTGCCAACTCGAGAGGCGGGTTATTATCGCGAGTGGGTGCATCCCACAGCGGCACTGGATGGGCCTGGCCCTCAGCGAATCATTACGGGAAAATCGGGTGAGATTTATTACACTGCCGATCACTACGGCAGCTTCAAGAAGTTGAAATAG
- a CDS encoding DUF3050 domain-containing protein yields the protein MNTAIGSLKKSAAASEPAQEENPLDRLEALRERLIQHPIYQEVNSLGRIRLFMREHAFAVWDFMSLLKRMQQLCTCTTVPWVPSPRPELSRFINEIVLGEECDEDGRGGYISHYALYLEAMTELGADPKPIQQLVSRIGNGADTYRVLEQLPVLTATKEFVRFTLQLCRVGQPHEVAAVFFYSREDIIPEMFSRLIPVLEPQQVPVGRLLHYLHRHVELDGDRHGPLARLAMEHLCEGNAQWQQQALVAAGRAIEHRIALWDGLLKAFHDEGL from the coding sequence ATGAACACCGCCATTGGCTCATTGAAAAAATCGGCTGCTGCCAGTGAACCCGCTCAGGAGGAAAATCCTCTCGATCGACTGGAAGCTTTGCGCGAGCGGCTGATCCAGCATCCGATCTATCAGGAGGTGAACTCACTGGGCCGCATTCGCCTGTTCATGAGAGAACATGCTTTTGCTGTGTGGGATTTCATGTCGTTACTCAAACGGATGCAACAACTTTGCACTTGCACCACAGTTCCGTGGGTTCCTTCGCCTCGACCGGAACTTAGCCGCTTTATCAATGAAATTGTGCTCGGTGAAGAGTGTGATGAAGATGGTCGTGGTGGCTACATCAGCCATTACGCATTGTATCTCGAAGCCATGACGGAACTGGGTGCGGATCCGAAGCCGATTCAGCAACTGGTTTCGCGCATTGGAAATGGTGCCGATACCTATCGCGTTCTTGAGCAGCTGCCCGTGCTGACTGCGACCAAAGAGTTTGTCCGCTTTACGTTGCAGTTGTGCCGGGTGGGGCAGCCTCATGAGGTCGCCGCGGTCTTCTTTTACAGCCGGGAAGACATCATCCCCGAGATGTTCAGCCGGTTGATTCCTGTGCTCGAACCGCAGCAGGTTCCTGTCGGTCGCCTGCTGCATTATCTTCATCGACATGTCGAGTTAGATGGCGATCGCCACGGGCCACTGGCTCGTCTGGCCATGGAGCATCTTTGTGAGGGAAATGCCCAATGGCAACAGCAGGCACTCGTAGCCGCCGGAAGAGCCATTGAACACCGCATTGCTCTCTGGGATGGGCTCTTGAAGGCTTTTCATGACGAAGGGCTTTAA